From a region of the Myxococcus stipitatus genome:
- a CDS encoding ArsR/SmtB family transcription factor — MEALSQSFRALGDPTRLRILRLVSEAPLNVTELVSLVGVAQSSVSHHLGKLKGLGLIREERQAGYSYYSLALDGEDARWPLIRLAREAEDAAGDSARLKDLLRAREDRQALNERLLEPGQSWFLWAGALASLLPPLDVADFGCGTGVLSVAIARWARHVWAIDQNAEALTQAKARAGREGASNVTFLCEDLQRLSLSAGRMDLVVISQSLHHVESPSAVLAEAARLLKPGGRLVLLELMPHEERWVVERLGHRHLGFVPEGLEAALREQGFQSLTRETHARDGASPFRVFLLTGVKPS; from the coding sequence ATGGAAGCTCTGTCCCAATCCTTCCGGGCCCTGGGAGACCCGACGCGGCTGCGCATCCTCCGCCTGGTGTCCGAGGCGCCGTTGAACGTGACGGAGCTGGTGTCGCTGGTGGGGGTGGCGCAGTCCTCGGTGTCGCACCACCTGGGCAAGCTCAAGGGGCTGGGGCTCATCCGCGAGGAGCGGCAGGCGGGCTACAGCTACTACTCGCTCGCGCTGGACGGGGAGGACGCCCGCTGGCCGCTCATCCGGCTGGCGCGCGAGGCGGAGGACGCGGCGGGGGACTCGGCGCGGCTGAAGGACCTCTTGCGCGCGCGCGAGGACCGGCAGGCGCTCAACGAGCGGCTGCTCGAGCCGGGCCAGTCGTGGTTTCTGTGGGCGGGCGCGCTGGCGTCGCTGTTGCCGCCCCTGGACGTGGCGGACTTCGGCTGTGGCACGGGCGTGTTGAGCGTGGCCATCGCCCGGTGGGCGCGGCACGTGTGGGCCATCGACCAGAACGCGGAGGCGCTGACGCAGGCGAAGGCGCGCGCCGGCCGCGAGGGCGCCTCCAACGTCACCTTCCTCTGCGAGGACCTGCAGCGGCTGTCGCTGTCCGCGGGACGCATGGACCTGGTGGTGATTTCGCAGAGCCTGCACCACGTGGAGTCCCCGTCCGCGGTGCTGGCGGAGGCCGCGCGGCTGCTCAAGCCGGGCGGCCGGCTGGTGTTGCTGGAGTTGATGCCGCACGAGGAGCGCTGGGTGGTGGAGCGGCTGGGCCACCGCCACCTGGGCTTCGTTCCCGAGGGACTGGAGGCGGCGCTGCGCGAGCAGGGCTTCCAGTCGCTCACCCGAGAGACGCACGCGCGTGACGGGGCGAGCCCCTTCCGCGTCTTCCTGCTGACAGGAGTCAAGCCGTCATGA